The following are encoded in a window of Nibricoccus aquaticus genomic DNA:
- the thiH gene encoding 2-iminoacetate synthase ThiH: MSFLEIWRRHDFAASGAAIRAKTTADVRRALGCATVGRGLGQEDLQSLLSPAARPFLEEMAQLSHRLTVERFGRTMQLFAPMYLSNVCANVCSYCGFSAQNRIPRKVLSDAEILADAAVLKAHGFDHVLLVTGESGRVGVNYLANALRVLREKFSSLSIEVQPLDEAEYAALVEEGLSAVLVYQETYDAAIYPKHHVSGPKSDMRYRLETPDRLGRAGVKKIGLGALFGLSDWRADAWFTGMHLRYLERTYWKTRYSLSFPRLRPHEGGDVAVTPFDERDLVQAVCAFRLFSQEVELSLSTRECEAFRDRAFRLGFTTMSAGSRTNPGGYASAPESLEQFEIDDARNPAEVAAMLRGQGYEAVWKDWDATYDGRTKPAAVPEVCVT; the protein is encoded by the coding sequence ATGAGTTTTCTAGAGATTTGGAGACGGCATGATTTCGCGGCGTCTGGGGCGGCGATACGTGCGAAGACGACTGCCGATGTGCGGCGGGCGCTGGGGTGTGCGACTGTGGGGCGCGGGCTCGGGCAGGAGGATTTGCAGTCGTTGTTGTCGCCGGCGGCGCGGCCGTTTTTGGAGGAGATGGCGCAGCTGAGTCACCGGCTGACGGTGGAGCGGTTTGGGAGGACGATGCAGTTGTTCGCACCGATGTACTTGTCGAACGTCTGCGCGAATGTGTGCAGCTATTGCGGGTTCAGCGCGCAGAATCGCATCCCGAGAAAAGTGCTGAGCGATGCGGAGATTTTGGCGGATGCGGCGGTGTTGAAGGCGCATGGGTTCGATCACGTGTTGCTCGTCACGGGGGAATCGGGGCGCGTGGGGGTGAATTATCTGGCGAATGCGCTGCGGGTGCTCAGGGAAAAATTCTCGAGTCTGTCGATCGAGGTGCAGCCGCTGGATGAGGCTGAGTATGCGGCGCTGGTCGAAGAAGGGCTGAGCGCGGTGCTGGTTTATCAAGAGACGTACGACGCGGCGATTTATCCGAAGCATCACGTGAGCGGGCCGAAGTCGGACATGCGCTACCGGCTGGAGACGCCGGACCGACTGGGGCGCGCGGGGGTGAAGAAGATCGGGCTCGGGGCGCTGTTCGGGCTGAGCGACTGGCGGGCGGATGCGTGGTTCACCGGGATGCATCTGCGGTATCTGGAGAGGACGTACTGGAAAACGAGGTACAGTCTGTCGTTTCCGCGGCTGAGGCCGCACGAAGGCGGGGATGTGGCGGTGACGCCGTTTGACGAGCGTGATCTGGTGCAGGCGGTGTGCGCGTTCCGGTTGTTCAGTCAGGAAGTGGAGCTGTCGCTCTCGACGCGGGAGTGTGAGGCGTTTCGCGACCGGGCGTTCCGGCTGGGTTTCACGACGATGAGCGCGGGCTCGCGGACGAATCCGGGCGGGTATGCGAGCGCGCCGGAATCGCTGGAGCAGTTTGAAATCGACGATGCGCGGAATCCGGCGGAGGTGGCGGCGATGTTGCGCGGGCAGGGTTACGAAGCGGTGTGGAAGGACTGGGATGCGACGTATGACGGGCGGACGAAACCGGCGGCGGTGCCAGAGGTGTGTGTCACATAA
- a CDS encoding phage regulatory CII family protein → MQSHELLKEVLKKTSAKQIAADMGLSLSLIYKWAEPPADDSGSGANNPLDRIEQLLRTTNDHRVAQWVCERAGGFFITNPEAKPHPYSLIPATNDIVQEFADMLQVIALAASDQKVTKEEAKNIRGRWEELKSVTEGFVRSAEKGNFAELERELQSKATH, encoded by the coding sequence ATGCAATCGCACGAGCTGCTGAAGGAAGTTCTTAAGAAAACGAGCGCGAAACAGATCGCCGCCGACATGGGGCTCTCTCTTTCGCTGATCTATAAATGGGCGGAACCTCCTGCCGACGATAGCGGCAGTGGTGCCAATAATCCTCTGGATCGCATCGAGCAACTGCTGCGCACGACGAACGATCATCGTGTGGCGCAGTGGGTATGTGAGCGCGCGGGTGGATTTTTTATCACGAATCCCGAGGCGAAGCCGCATCCGTATTCCTTGATCCCGGCGACGAACGACATCGTACAGGAGTTCGCCGACATGCTGCAGGTGATCGCGCTGGCGGCTTCCGACCAGAAGGTGACGAAGGAAGAGGCGAAGAACATTCGTGGACGCTGGGAAGAGTTGAAGAGCGTGACGGAGGGTTTCGTGCGCTCGGCTGAGAAAGGGAATTTTGCTGAGCTGGAGCGGGAGCTTCAGAGTAAGGCTACGCACTGA
- the sucD gene encoding succinate--CoA ligase subunit alpha, with translation MSILITPQTKILVQGITGAFGGKHAQLSLDYGTQVVAGVTPGKGGQFFEHAGHKVPIFNSVHEAAAATGATVSVIFVPPPFAGDAILECVDAGLDLAVCITEGIPIKDMIRVKRAIAGKKTRLIGPNCPGLVTPGTGEGSKGGCRIGIAPGYIHKKGHVGVVSRSGTLTYEAVYQITSKGLGQSTSVGIGGDPVNGTSHLDVIKLFNEDPDTKGIILIGEIGGNAEVEAARWIKDNCKKPVAGFIAGATAPAGRRMGHAGAIVGGAEDTAEAKIAVFKECGIEVAATPTDMADALLRAAKAKGVSLS, from the coding sequence ATGTCCATTCTCATCACTCCTCAGACCAAGATCCTCGTCCAAGGCATCACCGGTGCCTTCGGCGGCAAACACGCCCAGCTCTCGCTCGACTACGGCACGCAAGTCGTTGCCGGCGTCACGCCAGGCAAGGGCGGTCAGTTCTTCGAACACGCCGGCCACAAGGTCCCGATCTTCAACTCCGTCCACGAAGCCGCCGCCGCCACTGGCGCGACCGTCTCCGTGATCTTCGTCCCACCGCCCTTCGCGGGCGACGCCATCCTCGAGTGCGTTGACGCCGGTCTCGACCTCGCCGTCTGCATCACCGAAGGCATTCCAATCAAAGACATGATCCGCGTGAAGCGCGCGATTGCCGGCAAGAAGACCCGCCTCATCGGCCCCAACTGCCCCGGCCTCGTCACGCCCGGCACCGGAGAAGGCTCCAAAGGCGGCTGCCGCATCGGCATTGCCCCCGGCTACATTCACAAGAAGGGCCATGTCGGCGTCGTCTCGCGCTCCGGCACCCTCACCTACGAAGCCGTTTATCAGATCACCTCGAAGGGCCTCGGCCAATCCACCTCCGTCGGCATCGGCGGCGACCCGGTCAACGGCACCAGCCACCTCGACGTCATCAAGCTCTTCAACGAAGACCCTGACACCAAAGGAATCATCCTCATCGGCGAAATCGGCGGCAACGCCGAGGTCGAAGCCGCCCGTTGGATCAAAGACAACTGCAAGAAACCCGTCGCCGGTTTCATCGCCGGAGCCACCGCTCCCGCCGGCCGCCGCATGGGTCACGCCGGTGCGATCGTCGGTGGAGCCGAGGACACCGCCGAAGCCAAGATCGCCGTCTTCAAAGAATGCGGTATCGAAGTCGCCGCGACGCCCACCGACATGGCCGACGCCCTCCTCCGCGCCGCCAAAGCCAAAGGCGTTTCCCTGAGCTGA
- the thiS gene encoding sulfur carrier protein ThiS: MNDQPREIAAETPLAVLMGGLGLAERKGIAAALNGAVVSRSEWVNRRLTAGDRVIVIQATQGG, encoded by the coding sequence GTGAATGACCAGCCGCGTGAAATCGCGGCGGAGACGCCGCTGGCTGTTTTGATGGGCGGGCTCGGGTTGGCGGAGCGCAAGGGCATCGCGGCGGCGCTGAATGGCGCGGTCGTTTCACGGAGCGAATGGGTGAACCGCCGGTTGACCGCGGGTGATCGCGTGATTGTTATCCAAGCGACACAGGGCGGTTAA
- the thiD gene encoding bifunctional hydroxymethylpyrimidine kinase/phosphomethylpyrimidine kinase, giving the protein MKRSLCVLTIAGSDSGAGAGVQADARTIHALGGYALTAITAVTAQNTRGVKAWRAVGRGLLRAQIEAVLGDFPVAAIKTGLLPGAAAVRVVVEMLKDYSGRRRMPLVIDPVVGSTSGTRFLSVVGLRALKAELLPWATLVTPNWPEAETLSGLRVRSFEDAERAGREILRSGCGAVLVKGGHAPGGRCRDVLVMRDASDDVVVRWFEGARVKTWNTHGTGCVLSAAIAVELAKGRSLTVGIKNARRFLRRALENGKETDWGGGAGPAFAG; this is encoded by the coding sequence ATGAAGCGCTCACTTTGCGTGCTGACGATCGCGGGTTCCGACAGCGGAGCGGGAGCGGGCGTGCAGGCGGATGCGCGGACGATCCATGCGTTGGGCGGCTATGCGCTGACAGCGATCACGGCGGTGACGGCGCAGAACACGCGGGGCGTGAAGGCGTGGCGGGCGGTGGGGAGAGGTTTGTTGCGCGCGCAGATTGAGGCAGTGCTCGGGGATTTTCCGGTGGCGGCGATCAAGACGGGGTTGTTGCCGGGGGCGGCGGCGGTGCGGGTGGTGGTGGAGATGTTGAAGGACTATTCAGGGAGAAGACGCATGCCGCTGGTGATCGATCCGGTGGTCGGCTCGACGAGCGGGACGAGGTTTTTGAGCGTGGTGGGGCTGCGGGCGTTGAAGGCGGAGTTGCTGCCGTGGGCGACGCTGGTGACGCCGAACTGGCCGGAGGCGGAGACGTTGAGCGGATTGCGCGTGAGGAGTTTTGAGGATGCGGAGCGGGCGGGACGGGAGATTTTGCGAAGCGGTTGCGGGGCGGTGCTGGTGAAGGGCGGTCACGCGCCGGGTGGACGGTGTCGCGATGTGCTGGTGATGCGGGATGCGAGCGATGACGTGGTGGTGCGCTGGTTCGAAGGGGCGCGGGTGAAGACGTGGAATACACATGGGACGGGATGTGTGCTGTCGGCGGCGATCGCGGTGGAGTTGGCGAAGGGACGCTCGTTGACGGTGGGCATAAAAAACGCGCGCCGGTTTTTGCGGCGCGCATTGGAGAACGGAAAGGAGACGGACTGGGGCGGGGGAGCGGGGCCGGCTTTCGCGGGGTGA
- the urtA gene encoding urea ABC transporter substrate-binding protein, with the protein MITNASKFLAAGALALGATLASSHAQETVKVGVLHSLSGTMAISETSLRDVLLFTFDEINAKGGVLGKKIEPVVVDGASNWPLFAEKAKQLLEQDKVAVTFGCWTSVSRKSVLPVYEKNNGLLFYPVQYEGEEESQNVFYTAEAVNQQATPAVDYLLEQGYKKFYLLGSDYVYPQTTNLVLLEYLLSKGVPLANIGGGLKEEGGKVISAGKYTPFGHTDYQQIVAEIKQFAAGGGAAVISTLNGDTNVPFFKEYAAAGLTADTCPVVSFSISEDEFRGLPAKQLVGQLGCWTYFQSIESPANKKFIADFQAWLAKSTVSGIVKEGRVTCSPMVLSYDGVYLWKAAVEKAGSFDVDAVRKALQSGLSFDGPGGKVTTQKNMHLTKNVFIGETKADGQFKIIKSFDNVVGEPWLKGKYKK; encoded by the coding sequence ATGATCACTAACGCTTCAAAATTCCTCGCGGCTGGCGCACTCGCTCTGGGTGCCACACTCGCTTCCTCCCACGCTCAGGAAACCGTCAAAGTCGGCGTGCTTCACTCGTTATCAGGCACGATGGCCATCTCGGAAACGTCCCTGCGCGACGTGCTCCTCTTCACCTTCGACGAGATCAACGCCAAAGGCGGCGTGCTCGGCAAAAAGATCGAACCGGTCGTCGTTGACGGCGCCTCGAACTGGCCTCTCTTCGCCGAAAAAGCCAAGCAGCTCCTCGAGCAGGACAAGGTCGCTGTGACCTTCGGCTGCTGGACCTCCGTGAGCCGCAAATCCGTCCTTCCCGTTTACGAGAAGAACAACGGCCTCCTCTTCTATCCCGTGCAGTACGAGGGCGAAGAAGAGTCGCAGAACGTTTTCTACACAGCCGAGGCTGTTAACCAGCAGGCTACGCCCGCCGTCGATTACCTCCTCGAGCAAGGCTACAAGAAGTTCTACCTGCTCGGTTCCGACTACGTGTATCCACAAACCACGAACCTCGTGCTCCTCGAGTATCTCCTGAGCAAGGGCGTTCCTCTCGCCAACATCGGCGGCGGTTTGAAGGAAGAAGGCGGCAAGGTCATCTCCGCCGGCAAGTACACGCCGTTCGGCCACACCGACTACCAGCAGATCGTCGCTGAAATTAAACAGTTTGCCGCAGGTGGTGGCGCTGCCGTCATCAGCACGCTCAACGGCGACACCAATGTTCCTTTCTTCAAGGAATACGCCGCCGCCGGTCTCACCGCCGACACCTGCCCGGTCGTTTCCTTCTCGATCTCGGAAGATGAATTCCGCGGTCTCCCCGCGAAGCAGCTCGTCGGCCAGCTCGGTTGCTGGACCTACTTCCAGTCGATCGAGTCGCCCGCCAACAAGAAGTTCATCGCTGACTTCCAGGCCTGGCTCGCGAAGTCCACCGTCTCCGGCATCGTCAAAGAAGGCCGCGTGACCTGCTCCCCGATGGTTCTCAGCTACGATGGTGTTTACCTCTGGAAAGCAGCTGTAGAAAAGGCCGGCTCCTTCGATGTCGATGCCGTGCGCAAGGCCCTGCAAAGCGGTCTCTCCTTCGATGGTCCTGGCGGCAAGGTCACCACGCAGAAGAACATGCACCTGACCAAGAACGTCTTCATCGGCGAAACCAAGGCCGACGGTCAGTTCAAGATCATCAAGAGCTTCGACAACGTGGTCGGCGAGCCTTGGCTCAAAGGTAAGTACAAGAAGTAA
- a CDS encoding thiazole synthase — translation MTTNTTKIRTFETEPLVIAGVTFSSRLFLGTGKYSSSAAMRESIAASGSQLVTVALRRVRTDGGVDDILDHIDRERCRLLPNTSGVRDAKEAVLAAELAREAMETNWVKLEIHPDPKYLMPDPVETLLATRELVKRGFVVLPYVHADPVLCKQLEEAGAAAVMPLGAPIGSNRGLETRAFLEIILAQARVPVVIDAGLGAPSHAAAALEMGADAVLVNTAIAAASDPVGMGAAFRKAVEAGRLGYEAGLAARGAELRAVATSPLTAFLSEV, via the coding sequence ATGACGACGAACACGACGAAAATACGGACATTCGAAACCGAGCCACTGGTCATCGCCGGTGTGACGTTTTCTTCGCGGCTGTTTCTCGGCACGGGGAAGTACAGCTCGAGTGCGGCGATGCGCGAGAGCATCGCGGCGTCGGGCTCGCAGCTGGTGACGGTGGCGTTGAGGCGCGTGCGGACCGATGGCGGCGTGGACGACATTCTCGATCACATCGACCGGGAGCGGTGTCGGTTGCTGCCCAATACGTCGGGCGTGCGCGATGCGAAGGAGGCTGTGCTGGCGGCGGAGCTGGCGCGCGAGGCGATGGAGACGAACTGGGTGAAACTGGAGATTCATCCCGACCCGAAGTACCTGATGCCCGATCCGGTGGAGACGTTGCTGGCGACGCGGGAGTTGGTGAAGCGCGGCTTCGTGGTGTTGCCGTATGTCCACGCCGACCCGGTGTTGTGCAAGCAGCTCGAAGAGGCGGGTGCGGCGGCGGTGATGCCGCTGGGCGCGCCGATCGGGAGCAATCGCGGGCTGGAGACGCGGGCGTTTTTGGAAATCATCCTCGCACAGGCGCGCGTGCCGGTGGTGATCGATGCGGGGCTCGGCGCGCCGTCTCATGCGGCGGCGGCGCTGGAGATGGGCGCGGATGCGGTGCTCGTGAATACGGCGATCGCGGCGGCGAGCGATCCGGTGGGGATGGGAGCGGCGTTTAGGAAAGCGGTCGAAGCCGGGCGGCTCGGGTATGAGGCGGGACTGGCGGCGCGTGGGGCGGAGTTGCGGGCGGTGGCGACGTCGCCGCTGACGGCGTTTTTGAGCGAGGTCTGA
- the thiE gene encoding thiamine phosphate synthase → MPLEHRQLHPLMCLTQDGLAETHLEQATRLLIAGARWIQVRMKRGTPQERLTMAGMIAPLCRQYGAICIVNDSVDIAIAVNAHGVHLGKTDGLWSAARKEMGREMIIGGTINNEADARRAIRANCLDYVGIGPWRFTTTKENLSPVLGPTGVATLVAQLDGIPVWAIGGITAADLPEVRASGAVGAAVTSALYRDGRVQDNFHELNAAWKQAMKT, encoded by the coding sequence ATGCCACTTGAACACCGGCAGCTGCACCCGCTGATGTGCCTGACGCAGGACGGGCTGGCGGAAACGCATCTCGAACAGGCGACGCGGCTGCTGATCGCGGGCGCGAGGTGGATTCAAGTACGCATGAAGCGTGGGACGCCGCAGGAGAGACTGACGATGGCGGGGATGATCGCGCCGCTGTGCCGGCAGTATGGAGCTATCTGCATCGTGAACGACAGCGTGGACATCGCGATCGCGGTGAACGCGCATGGCGTCCATCTCGGCAAGACCGACGGGCTGTGGAGCGCGGCGCGGAAGGAGATGGGGCGCGAGATGATTATCGGCGGGACGATCAACAACGAGGCCGACGCACGGCGGGCGATCCGGGCGAATTGTTTGGATTACGTCGGGATCGGGCCGTGGCGTTTCACGACGACGAAGGAAAATCTTTCGCCGGTGCTCGGGCCGACAGGAGTGGCGACACTGGTGGCGCAGCTCGATGGAATCCCGGTGTGGGCGATTGGCGGAATCACGGCGGCGGATCTGCCGGAGGTGCGGGCGAGCGGGGCGGTGGGCGCGGCGGTGACGTCGGCGCTCTATCGCGACGGGCGGGTGCAGGATAATTTTCACGAACTCAATGCGGCCTGGAAGCAGGCGATGAAAACATGA
- the sucC gene encoding ADP-forming succinate--CoA ligase subunit beta, which produces MNIHEYQAKALFEKFGIAVPQGVSAKSAAEFDSALAQLPEGPTMVKSQIHAGGRGKGTFTDGYKGGVKFNKTKADAKEVAGKMINNTLVTIQTGPAGRKVQTVYFTVASDIKKEYYLAILLDRATSKPVIVASTEGGVEIEKVAHDTPEKITKVLIDPAYGVADFQVRQVISALGLTGGEAKNAGKLIQNLYRFFWETDAAMVEVNPLITTPTGEVLALDAKVSFDSNALYRHPEIVALRDLNEEDPKEIEASKYELAYIALDGNIACLVNGAGLAMSTMDIIKHYGGNPANFLDVGGGASKEKVVAAFKIILGDANVKGIFVNIFGGIMDCNVIAEGIVEAVKEVGLKLPLVVRLEGNNVAKGKETLAKSGLALVSGDTMADAAQKIVKLVA; this is translated from the coding sequence ATGAACATTCACGAGTATCAGGCCAAAGCACTCTTCGAGAAGTTCGGCATCGCTGTCCCCCAAGGCGTGTCGGCCAAATCAGCGGCGGAGTTCGACTCCGCCCTCGCCCAGCTCCCGGAAGGCCCGACCATGGTGAAGTCGCAAATCCACGCCGGTGGCCGCGGCAAGGGCACCTTCACCGACGGCTACAAGGGCGGCGTGAAGTTCAACAAGACCAAGGCCGACGCCAAGGAAGTCGCCGGCAAGATGATCAACAACACCCTCGTCACGATCCAGACCGGCCCCGCCGGCCGCAAGGTCCAGACGGTCTACTTCACCGTCGCGAGCGACATCAAAAAAGAATACTACCTCGCCATCCTCCTCGATCGCGCCACCTCGAAGCCCGTCATCGTCGCCTCGACTGAAGGCGGCGTAGAAATCGAAAAAGTCGCCCACGACACGCCCGAGAAGATCACCAAGGTCCTCATCGATCCCGCCTACGGCGTCGCCGATTTCCAAGTACGCCAGGTCATCTCAGCGCTCGGCCTCACCGGCGGCGAAGCCAAGAATGCCGGCAAGCTCATCCAAAATCTTTACCGCTTCTTCTGGGAAACCGACGCCGCCATGGTCGAGGTTAACCCGCTGATCACCACGCCCACCGGCGAAGTCCTCGCGCTCGACGCCAAGGTCTCCTTCGACTCCAACGCCCTTTATCGCCACCCCGAGATCGTCGCCCTCCGCGACCTCAACGAGGAAGACCCGAAAGAAATCGAAGCTTCCAAGTACGAACTCGCCTACATCGCCCTCGACGGAAACATCGCCTGCCTCGTCAACGGCGCCGGCCTCGCGATGTCCACGATGGACATCATCAAACACTACGGCGGCAACCCCGCCAACTTCCTCGACGTCGGCGGCGGCGCTTCGAAGGAAAAGGTCGTCGCGGCCTTCAAGATCATCCTCGGCGACGCCAACGTAAAGGGCATCTTCGTAAACATCTTCGGCGGAATCATGGACTGTAACGTCATCGCCGAGGGCATTGTCGAAGCCGTCAAAGAAGTCGGCCTCAAGCTCCCGCTCGTCGTCCGCCTCGAAGGCAACAACGTCGCCAAGGGCAAAGAGACCCTCGCCAAGTCCGGCCTCGCGCTCGTCTCGGGCGACACCATGGCCGACGCCGCCCAGAAGATCGTCAAACTCGTCGCCTAA
- a CDS encoding thiamine phosphate synthase produces the protein MKLIVISPEGDDAREVPALMAMLAAGLERYHVRKPGWSREKLEIWLRSLPERWRSRLVLHQHHELVDELGFGGRHWRDDGTALLEPPAVSMAPFQMVDRIGPYGVSSRACHDLAALRAAMGRYDSVLLGPVFPSISKEGYGPTGMLSLNELYHLLRNRTPGQKFTQVIGIGGLTAANAPRCRNFGFDGVATLGAVWQSTDPVRAFFEIQSAISYHAT, from the coding sequence ATGAAACTGATCGTGATTTCTCCAGAGGGCGACGATGCGCGGGAGGTGCCTGCGCTGATGGCGATGCTGGCGGCAGGGCTGGAACGGTATCACGTACGCAAGCCAGGGTGGTCGCGGGAAAAGTTGGAAATCTGGCTGCGGAGTTTGCCCGAGCGCTGGCGTTCGCGGCTCGTGCTGCATCAGCACCACGAGCTGGTGGATGAGCTGGGGTTTGGCGGGAGGCACTGGCGCGATGATGGCACGGCGCTGTTGGAACCGCCGGCGGTGTCTATGGCGCCGTTTCAAATGGTGGATCGCATCGGACCGTATGGTGTTTCGAGCCGGGCGTGTCATGACCTCGCGGCGTTGCGGGCGGCGATGGGGCGGTACGACTCGGTGTTGCTGGGTCCGGTGTTTCCCTCGATCTCGAAGGAAGGTTATGGGCCGACGGGGATGCTGAGCTTGAACGAACTTTATCATCTGCTGCGCAACCGGACGCCGGGGCAGAAATTCACGCAGGTGATCGGCATCGGCGGGCTCACGGCGGCGAATGCGCCGCGTTGCCGGAACTTCGGTTTCGATGGCGTGGCGACGCTCGGTGCGGTGTGGCAGTCGACCGATCCGGTGCGCGCGTTTTTCGAGATCCAATCGGCCATTTCTTATCATGCCACTTGA
- a CDS encoding outer membrane beta-barrel protein, with translation MTKHVIPLGGIAAAVILASSASAEIKVNENLSFGGYIVGSATLTDIDGASTTSTMDIDATKLITTAKFAPVTGTLSFFAGSDNDVTVLDAYASYDAGNGITVTGGKFLSWLGYEAFDPVNMTQITYGWQPLAGSISGLIGIPAYHSGVKIEKSGDGYTSGFAVLDSNRYDTTAVKGDGRLDHGAGFEAYTTFKSGNFTTFIGAAYDKDDWADLATYSGDVWFQYAEGANTFALELCYANQDPKIGDNTASYFWLLFAKHTFSEKFALSGRVSGGNVDGTPADAEYIKGTIAPAWTITPNLEIVGEVSYTTFDGVGFDNGLFAGLQARFKF, from the coding sequence ATGACGAAACATGTCATCCCACTCGGCGGCATCGCCGCCGCCGTGATCCTGGCCTCCTCGGCCTCTGCTGAAATCAAGGTTAACGAAAACCTCTCCTTCGGTGGTTATATTGTCGGCTCCGCGACGCTCACCGACATTGATGGAGCGAGCACAACCAGCACGATGGATATCGATGCCACCAAGTTGATCACGACCGCGAAATTTGCTCCCGTCACGGGTACGCTGAGTTTTTTCGCCGGATCCGATAACGATGTGACCGTCCTCGATGCCTACGCTAGCTATGACGCGGGCAATGGTATCACCGTCACTGGCGGCAAATTCCTTAGCTGGCTCGGTTACGAAGCTTTCGATCCCGTCAACATGACGCAGATCACCTACGGCTGGCAGCCGCTGGCTGGCTCCATCTCCGGTCTTATTGGCATCCCGGCCTACCATAGTGGTGTGAAGATTGAAAAATCAGGCGACGGCTATACCTCGGGTTTTGCTGTCCTCGATTCCAATCGCTACGACACGACTGCCGTCAAGGGCGATGGCCGACTCGATCACGGCGCAGGCTTCGAAGCTTACACCACTTTCAAGAGCGGCAATTTCACGACCTTCATCGGCGCCGCTTACGACAAGGATGATTGGGCCGATCTCGCCACCTACAGCGGTGACGTTTGGTTTCAGTACGCTGAAGGCGCCAACACCTTCGCGCTCGAACTCTGTTACGCCAACCAAGACCCAAAAATCGGCGACAACACCGCCAGCTACTTCTGGCTGCTCTTCGCGAAGCATACATTCTCCGAAAAATTTGCTCTTTCGGGTCGTGTCTCGGGCGGTAACGTCGATGGCACACCCGCCGATGCCGAATACATCAAGGGCACGATCGCTCCCGCTTGGACGATCACGCCAAATCTCGAGATCGTCGGCGAAGTCAGCTACACGACATTCGACGGCGTCGGTTTCGATAACGGTCTGTTCGCCGGCCTCCAGGCCCGCTTCAAGTTCTAA